From Hippoglossus stenolepis isolate QCI-W04-F060 chromosome 19, HSTE1.2, whole genome shotgun sequence, the proteins below share one genomic window:
- the bhlhe22 gene encoding class E basic helix-loop-helix protein 22 — MDRGMNLPGGAGDIFHKTLSAVSTKKMDPFRSSVGIELPARDRQSPMSCFDQTDPDPIQPGGLAGVRGGPLGLPTGSLCLKYGESANRTSAAESSGGEQSQDDDSDERCEMVLLTDGRTVSAGKAEGGKKSKEQKSLRLNINARERRRMHDLNDALDELRGVIPYAHSPSVRKLSKIATLLLAKNYILMQAQALEEMRRLVAYLNQGQAISAASIPATTALANPGLGAYEPPPGYPFPSGVAAATCPDKCALFNNANSSLCKQCTDKP; from the coding sequence ATGGACAGGGGGATGAACTTGCCCGGCGGCGCAGGGGACATTTTCCACAAAACTCTGAGCGCCGTGTCCACTAAAAAAATGGATCCTTTCAGGTCGTCGGTCGGCATTGAACTACCAGCCAGAGACCGCCAGTCACCGATGAGCTGCTTCGACCAAACAGATCCAGACCCGATTCAGCCGGGAGGACTCGCGGGAGTTAGAGGGGGACCACTGGGTCTGCCGACCGGATCTTTGTGCTTAAAGTACGGCGAGAGCGCCAACAGGACCTCGGCGGCGGAGAGCAGCGGCGGAGAGCAGAGCCAAGACGATGACAGTGACGAAAGGTGTGAAATGGTCCTCCTGACCGACGGGCGGACGGTGTCCGCGGGGAAAGCAGAAGGAGGTAAGAAATCCAAAGAGCAGAAATCCCTGAGGCTAAACATCAATGCCAGAGAAAGACGACGGATGCACGACCTGAACGACGCACTGGATGAGCTCAGGGGGGTCATCCCCTACGCGCACAGCCCGTCGGTGCGCAAACTCTCCAAAATTGCCACTTTGCTGCTCGCCAAAAACTACATCCTCATGCAGGCGCAAGCGCTGGAGGAGATGCGGAGGCTGGTTGCATATCTCAACCAGGGCCAGGCCATCTCTGCCGCCTCGATACCGGCCACAACTGCGCTCGCCAATCCCGGCTTGGGCGCGTACGAGCCGCCGCCCGGATACCCCTTCCCCAGCGGAGTGGCCGCGGCCACATGCCCAGACAAATGTGCCCTTTTCAACAACGCCAACTCCAGCCTCTGCAAACAGTGCACTGACAAGCCTTAA